From one Ochrobactrum vermis genomic stretch:
- a CDS encoding glycine betaine ABC transporter substrate-binding protein, translating to MLGKLTKFGLAAVVAGTMTMGAAFAQDGKPVKIGWAPWSDAEFVTKLAKKLIEDNLGQKVELVQTDVAPLYQGVSRGDIDAMMMAWLPETHADYYARVKDKVEDLGPLYEGAKLGWIVPAYIPESEISSIEDLKKPEVREKLKGEIQGIDPGAGLTRLSQEAIKKYGLDYKLNISSEAAMLTTVDRATRSDGWFVATSWSPHWMFGKYKLRYIADPEGALGGAEHIDAIARKGFKEDNPKVASLLTKMSIPISELEAAMFDAQETSYEKAVDKYIADHPDRIKEWLAE from the coding sequence ATGTTAGGCAAACTAACCAAATTCGGTCTGGCGGCAGTTGTGGCGGGAACGATGACCATGGGCGCAGCATTTGCGCAGGACGGCAAGCCGGTGAAAATCGGCTGGGCACCCTGGTCGGATGCTGAATTCGTCACCAAACTTGCCAAGAAGCTGATCGAAGACAATCTCGGCCAGAAGGTCGAGCTGGTTCAGACTGACGTGGCCCCACTCTATCAGGGTGTGAGCCGTGGCGATATCGATGCCATGATGATGGCCTGGTTGCCGGAAACGCATGCCGACTACTATGCGCGCGTGAAGGACAAGGTCGAAGACCTTGGCCCGCTCTATGAAGGCGCAAAGCTCGGCTGGATCGTTCCGGCTTACATCCCGGAAAGCGAGATCAGCTCCATTGAAGACCTGAAGAAGCCGGAAGTTCGCGAGAAGCTGAAGGGCGAAATTCAGGGCATCGACCCGGGTGCTGGCCTTACTCGCCTGTCACAGGAAGCGATCAAGAAATACGGGCTGGACTACAAGCTCAATATTTCAAGTGAAGCGGCCATGCTGACGACGGTTGACCGCGCCACGCGTTCTGACGGCTGGTTCGTGGCAACTTCGTGGAGCCCGCACTGGATGTTCGGCAAGTACAAGCTTCGTTACATTGCCGATCCTGAAGGCGCTCTTGGCGGCGCAGAACATATCGACGCCATCGCACGCAAGGGCTTCAAGGAAGATAATCCGAAGGTCGCATCGCTGCTGACCAAGATGAGCATTCCGATCAGCGAGCTTGAGGCTGCGATGTTCGATGCGCAGGAGACGTCTTACGAGAAGGCAGTCGATAAATATATCGCGGACCATCCGGACCGCATCAAGGAATGGCTGGCCGAGTAA
- a CDS encoding TRAP transporter substrate-binding protein produces MSENSKLNKRDFLKKAGLTTVGALGASTLATPYVRAQSPIKWRLQTYAGPALAEHVIKPSIDAFNKAANGEMVIELYTADQLVPQGELFRAVQAGTIDAAQSDDDSMASPVDVAVFGAYFPFASRYSLDVPALFNWYGLNEIWEEAYKEIPGVTWLSAGSWDPCNFVTTKPIRSVADLQGLRVFTFPTGGRFLTKFGVVPVTLPWEDIEVAIQTGELDGVAWCGATEAYTVGWADINKYYLTNNINGAWAGSYFANTEKWDAVPDHLKTLFKLAMDSSHYYRQHWYWWGEAHYRTTGGKLELTTIPESEWKQIEDAAEQFWDEIATKSERNAKVVAILKKYQETMRGAGAPYRYT; encoded by the coding sequence ATGAGTGAGAATAGTAAGCTTAACAAACGCGATTTTCTCAAGAAAGCCGGGTTGACGACCGTTGGTGCGCTGGGTGCAAGCACGCTTGCAACGCCTTATGTGAGGGCGCAAAGCCCGATCAAGTGGCGCCTCCAGACCTATGCGGGCCCGGCCCTTGCCGAGCATGTCATCAAGCCGTCGATTGATGCTTTCAACAAAGCAGCCAACGGCGAGATGGTGATCGAACTTTATACGGCCGACCAGCTTGTGCCGCAGGGTGAACTGTTCCGTGCCGTTCAGGCCGGTACAATCGATGCTGCACAAAGTGACGACGACTCCATGGCATCGCCAGTCGATGTGGCGGTCTTCGGCGCTTACTTCCCCTTCGCATCGCGTTACAGCCTTGATGTGCCAGCCCTGTTCAACTGGTACGGGCTCAACGAAATCTGGGAGGAAGCCTATAAGGAAATTCCCGGCGTTACCTGGCTCAGCGCCGGTTCCTGGGACCCCTGCAATTTCGTAACCACCAAACCGATCCGCAGCGTCGCTGACCTGCAAGGGCTTCGGGTCTTCACCTTCCCGACCGGCGGGCGCTTCCTGACCAAATTCGGCGTCGTGCCAGTCACGCTGCCATGGGAAGATATCGAAGTCGCAATCCAGACCGGCGAACTCGACGGCGTTGCGTGGTGTGGCGCGACCGAGGCCTATACGGTCGGCTGGGCGGACATCAACAAGTACTATCTGACCAACAACATCAACGGCGCATGGGCCGGCTCATATTTCGCGAATACCGAGAAATGGGACGCCGTACCGGATCATCTGAAGACTTTGTTTAAGCTGGCAATGGATTCATCGCATTACTATCGCCAGCACTGGTACTGGTGGGGCGAAGCTCACTATCGCACCACAGGCGGGAAACTGGAACTGACCACTATTCCTGAATCGGAATGGAAGCAGATCGAAGACGCCGCTGAACAGTTCTGGGACGAGATCGCCACCAAGAGCGAGAGAAACGCGAAAGTGGTCGCAATCCTGAAAAAATATCAGGAAACCATGCGAGGTGCCGGCGCACCTTACCGCTACACCTGA
- a CDS encoding TRAP transporter large permease: protein MSSEFITLFMFATMMVLLMTGQRVFGVIGFVGSLAALLLWGKGSFEMPYNATFAVLNWYPLITVPFFVFMGYMLSESGIASNLYRMFHVWFGGIRGGLALGTIGLMVIISCMNGLSVAGMAIGATVALPELLKRGYNKVMVTGVIQAGSSLGILIPPSVVLVLYAMIARQPVLQLWLAGIGPGLLMAVLFAIYIYIRCRIQPELGPTLPQEELDRITWHDRFVALRAGILPLVVFGAMMGLFLTGVTSLVESSAVGALLATLAALFTGRLNKYVWETTTRNSLTVTCMFLWIILAALCFSSVYDGLGAVKAIESILLGTFDLSPWTILILMLLSFVVLGMFLDDTAMLVIVAPLYIPLVKSLGFNAIWFGVLYTITCQIAYITPPFGYNLFMMRALAPKEVTLMDIYRSIVPFFFLMVLTIIILMIFPQIAMWLPNWYTGR from the coding sequence ATGAGTTCGGAATTCATTACGCTCTTCATGTTTGCAACCATGATGGTGCTGCTCATGACCGGGCAGCGCGTATTCGGCGTGATCGGTTTCGTCGGTTCGCTCGCCGCGCTCCTGCTTTGGGGCAAGGGCTCATTTGAAATGCCGTATAACGCCACCTTTGCGGTATTGAACTGGTATCCGCTTATCACGGTGCCGTTCTTCGTCTTCATGGGCTACATGCTCTCGGAGTCCGGCATTGCCAGCAATCTCTACCGAATGTTTCACGTCTGGTTCGGCGGCATTCGCGGCGGCCTGGCGCTTGGGACGATCGGCCTGATGGTCATCATCTCCTGCATGAACGGCCTGAGCGTTGCGGGCATGGCAATCGGCGCCACCGTGGCACTGCCCGAATTGCTGAAGCGCGGTTACAACAAGGTTATGGTAACGGGCGTCATCCAGGCTGGTAGCTCGCTTGGCATCCTTATTCCACCGAGCGTCGTGCTCGTTCTCTATGCGATGATTGCCCGACAACCAGTTCTGCAGCTATGGCTCGCAGGCATAGGCCCCGGCCTTCTCATGGCTGTGCTTTTTGCGATCTATATCTACATACGCTGCCGTATCCAGCCCGAACTCGGGCCGACATTGCCGCAGGAAGAGCTGGACAGAATTACGTGGCACGATCGTTTTGTCGCGCTGCGAGCTGGCATTCTACCGCTCGTCGTCTTCGGCGCAATGATGGGGCTGTTCCTTACAGGCGTTACCAGCCTCGTTGAAAGTTCAGCAGTCGGCGCCTTGCTTGCAACACTGGCCGCGCTTTTTACCGGACGTCTCAACAAATACGTATGGGAAACCACGACGCGAAACAGCCTCACTGTCACCTGTATGTTCCTTTGGATCATTCTGGCAGCGCTCTGCTTTTCGTCGGTCTATGACGGCCTTGGGGCGGTAAAAGCCATCGAAAGCATATTGCTTGGCACCTTTGATCTGTCGCCATGGACGATCCTGATACTGATGCTGCTTTCGTTCGTCGTACTGGGCATGTTCCTCGACGATACAGCAATGCTGGTCATCGTGGCGCCGCTTTATATACCACTGGTAAAGAGCCTCGGCTTCAATGCCATCTGGTTCGGGGTGCTCTACACCATCACATGCCAGATTGCATATATCACGCCGCCCTTCGGGTACAATCTCTTCATGATGCGAGCGCTGGCACCAAAAGAAGTCACGCTGATGGACATCTATCGTTCAATCGTGCCGTTCTTCTTCCTCATGGTGCTGACCATCATCATCCTGATGATCTTCCCGCAAATCGCGATGTGGTTGCCCAACTGGTACACCGGACGATGA
- a CDS encoding ABC transporter permease codes for MDLNFSVGGWADVVVNYILDHFTPALDMIAAAIGFVTDGIQNALLVVPPIGGVAILTLLALWRVGWKFAIFAALALGLIIHMELWTGTMESLSLVLASTVIAVVIGIPLGIAMARNDTVASIVRPVLDLMQTMPAFVYLIPAAMFFGLGAVPGTIATVIFAMPPVVRLTNLGIRQVHAEFVEAGLAFGCTSRQLLFKVQLPNAMPSIMAGINQTIMLSLSMVVIASMIGAGGLGNTVLTGIQRLNVGLGFEGGLAVVILAVILDRITQSFGKGGTGFFKRLASLRKAADTQSASSFRKQEA; via the coding sequence ATGGATTTGAATTTTAGTGTCGGCGGATGGGCGGATGTTGTGGTCAATTACATTCTCGACCACTTTACGCCCGCGCTCGATATGATCGCAGCCGCTATCGGTTTTGTTACCGACGGCATCCAAAATGCTCTTCTTGTTGTTCCGCCGATAGGCGGGGTTGCAATTCTCACATTGCTTGCGTTGTGGCGCGTCGGATGGAAATTCGCGATTTTCGCAGCTCTCGCATTGGGGCTCATCATCCACATGGAATTGTGGACCGGTACGATGGAAAGCCTTTCTCTGGTGCTGGCCTCTACGGTTATCGCTGTCGTGATCGGTATTCCGCTCGGCATCGCCATGGCGCGGAACGATACGGTCGCCTCGATTGTGCGTCCGGTACTCGATCTTATGCAGACGATGCCCGCTTTCGTCTATCTCATTCCGGCAGCAATGTTTTTCGGCCTTGGTGCCGTGCCCGGAACGATTGCGACGGTGATCTTCGCCATGCCGCCGGTCGTGCGTCTGACCAATCTCGGTATCCGGCAGGTGCATGCTGAGTTCGTCGAAGCCGGACTGGCCTTTGGCTGCACGTCGCGGCAGCTTCTGTTCAAGGTGCAGCTTCCGAACGCCATGCCCTCGATCATGGCCGGTATCAACCAGACAATCATGTTGTCGCTCTCGATGGTGGTTATCGCATCGATGATCGGCGCCGGCGGCCTCGGCAATACGGTTCTGACCGGCATTCAGCGCCTCAATGTGGGCCTTGGCTTCGAAGGTGGCCTTGCGGTGGTCATTCTGGCGGTCATTCTCGACCGCATTACCCAAAGCTTCGGCAAGGGCGGCACGGGATTTTTCAAGAGGCTGGCATCTTTAAGAAAGGCGGCGGACACCCAATCCGCCTCGTCCTTTCGCAAGCAGGAAGCATGA
- a CDS encoding aldehyde dehydrogenase family protein, translated as MSGTAKIISPIDGSVYAERPFLNEAAIASVVTAARSAQTGWAQSSIAERARYCRAALDALAAMQDEIIPEIAWQMGRPTRYGGENGGVQERGQYMIDIAEEALKPYVPAQNDGFRRYVKHVPLGVVLVVAPWNYPYLTAVNTIIPALMAGNTVILKHATQTLLAGERFAKAFEKAGLPKGVFQNVVLDHASTEKLLASGTIDHVNFTGSVGGGRAIEKAAAGTFMTLGLELGGKDPAYVLPDVNLDHAVANLVDGAFFNSGQCCCGIERIYVHEAVYDRFVDGFIDLTKQYVVGSPLDSSTTLGPMAQARFADLIREQKAEALRKGAKAHVNMSVENDRAGSPYIAPEVLTNVDHQMSVMREESFGPIVGIMKVRNDEEALALMNDSIYGLTASLWTADTDHAAALGDRIETGTVFMNRCDYLDPALVWTGVKDTGKGAALSPIGYGNLTRPKSFHLREKI; from the coding sequence ATGAGCGGCACGGCCAAGATCATCTCCCCGATAGACGGATCGGTTTATGCCGAGCGTCCATTTTTGAACGAGGCTGCAATCGCCTCGGTGGTGACTGCCGCACGTAGCGCGCAAACAGGTTGGGCTCAATCGAGCATCGCTGAACGCGCCCGCTATTGCCGTGCCGCACTCGACGCTCTCGCTGCAATGCAGGATGAGATTATCCCGGAAATTGCATGGCAGATGGGACGACCAACACGCTATGGCGGCGAAAATGGCGGTGTTCAGGAACGCGGCCAGTATATGATCGACATCGCCGAAGAAGCGCTGAAGCCTTATGTACCGGCACAGAACGACGGCTTTCGCCGGTATGTCAAACACGTGCCACTCGGCGTTGTTCTGGTGGTTGCACCATGGAACTATCCATATCTCACGGCAGTCAACACGATCATTCCGGCACTGATGGCCGGAAACACTGTAATCCTCAAACACGCAACCCAGACACTTCTGGCCGGTGAGCGCTTTGCAAAAGCCTTCGAGAAGGCCGGTCTGCCAAAGGGCGTTTTCCAGAACGTCGTTCTCGATCATGCATCAACGGAAAAGCTGCTTGCATCCGGGACAATCGATCACGTGAATTTCACCGGCTCGGTCGGTGGCGGTCGCGCCATCGAGAAAGCTGCCGCAGGCACCTTCATGACACTGGGGCTGGAATTGGGCGGCAAGGATCCGGCCTATGTGCTGCCTGATGTCAATCTGGACCACGCTGTCGCCAATCTGGTTGACGGTGCATTCTTCAATTCCGGCCAGTGCTGCTGCGGGATAGAACGCATCTACGTTCATGAAGCTGTCTATGACCGCTTTGTCGACGGATTCATTGACCTAACGAAGCAATATGTGGTCGGCAGCCCGCTTGATAGCTCAACGACGCTTGGACCGATGGCGCAAGCGCGTTTTGCCGATCTCATCCGCGAGCAGAAGGCTGAAGCGCTGCGCAAGGGTGCGAAGGCTCATGTCAATATGAGCGTCGAGAACGACCGCGCGGGGTCCCCCTATATTGCGCCTGAAGTACTCACCAATGTCGATCACCAGATGAGCGTCATGCGTGAAGAGAGCTTCGGTCCCATCGTTGGTATCATGAAAGTGCGCAATGACGAAGAAGCCCTCGCGCTCATGAACGATAGTATCTATGGCCTGACAGCTTCATTGTGGACGGCAGACACGGACCACGCCGCCGCGCTTGGCGACCGCATCGAGACGGGCACGGTTTTCATGAACCGCTGCGACTATCTTGATCCCGCACTAGTCTGGACCGGGGTGAAAGACACCGGCAAGGGCGCAGCCCTGTCACCGATAGGCTACGGCAATCTCACGCGACCGAAATCCTTCCATCTGCGTGAGAAAATCTGA
- a CDS encoding glutamine synthetase family protein has protein sequence MAGQLTFDALKKAVADDEIDTVLACFVDMQGRLIGKRFYGQFFVESGYDETHGCNYLLADDIDMEPVPGYEAAGWDKGYGDFVIKPDLSTLRVAAWLEKTAIVLCDVLNHHDHEDLAHSPRAILKKQLARLHERGYRAYFASELEFYLFDETYKTARSKHWHDMETASPYVQDYVIHLTTKEEPVLRAMRNQLAAAGIPVENSKGEWGPGQEELNVRYAEALEMADRHVIMKNAMKEIAEAHGKCITFMAKYDYCKAGSSSHVHNSIWSADGKESLFFDPKAPYTMTPLMRSWVAGQLKYATDYTYFLAPYINSYKRFQAGTFAPTKIMWSPDNRTAGFRLCGEGTKGIRIECRIGGADLNPYLAFAALIAAGLKGIDEQLELEEPFVGDAYSAVKLKEIPYTLREAAQALKSSAFLKEAFGDAVVNHYVHTAHWEQIEYDRRVTDWELHRGFERY, from the coding sequence ATGGCCGGACAACTGACTTTCGATGCATTGAAAAAAGCCGTTGCAGATGACGAAATAGATACGGTTCTCGCATGTTTCGTAGACATGCAGGGACGCTTGATCGGCAAGCGCTTCTATGGGCAGTTTTTTGTGGAATCTGGTTACGACGAAACCCATGGCTGCAATTATCTTCTTGCCGACGATATCGATATGGAGCCAGTGCCTGGTTACGAAGCCGCCGGCTGGGACAAGGGATATGGTGATTTTGTCATCAAGCCGGACCTTTCGACCTTGCGTGTCGCCGCCTGGCTGGAAAAGACGGCCATCGTGCTTTGCGATGTGCTCAATCACCACGACCACGAGGATCTAGCGCACTCCCCGCGCGCAATCCTCAAGAAGCAGCTCGCGCGTCTGCATGAGCGCGGTTATCGCGCCTATTTTGCGTCCGAGCTTGAATTCTATCTTTTCGACGAAACCTACAAGACGGCCCGCTCCAAGCATTGGCATGATATGGAGACAGCCTCGCCTTACGTGCAGGATTACGTCATCCATCTGACCACCAAGGAAGAGCCGGTCTTGCGCGCAATGCGCAACCAGCTCGCGGCGGCAGGCATTCCGGTAGAAAACTCCAAGGGTGAATGGGGGCCGGGACAGGAAGAGCTGAATGTGCGCTATGCCGAAGCTCTCGAAATGGCAGATCGCCATGTCATCATGAAGAACGCGATGAAGGAAATCGCCGAGGCACATGGAAAGTGCATCACCTTCATGGCCAAGTATGATTACTGCAAGGCTGGAAGTTCAAGCCACGTGCACAATTCTATCTGGAGCGCCGACGGTAAGGAATCGCTCTTCTTCGATCCGAAAGCACCTTATACCATGACGCCACTGATGCGTTCATGGGTGGCGGGGCAGCTCAAATATGCCACCGATTACACCTATTTCTTGGCACCTTACATCAATTCCTACAAGCGCTTTCAGGCAGGCACTTTCGCGCCGACGAAAATCATGTGGAGCCCGGATAACCGCACCGCGGGCTTCCGCCTGTGTGGCGAAGGCACGAAAGGCATCCGTATCGAATGCCGTATCGGGGGCGCCGACCTCAATCCATATCTGGCCTTTGCCGCACTTATCGCAGCAGGCTTGAAAGGGATAGACGAGCAACTGGAACTTGAAGAACCTTTCGTCGGTGATGCCTATAGTGCTGTCAAGCTGAAGGAAATTCCCTACACGCTGCGCGAAGCCGCACAAGCGCTTAAGAGCTCCGCATTTCTCAAGGAGGCATTCGGAGACGCTGTGGTCAATCACTATGTCCACACTGCTCATTGGGAGCAGATCGAGTATGACCGGCGGGTGACCGACTGGGAACTGCATCGCGGCTTCGAGCGCTATTGA
- a CDS encoding iron-containing alcohol dehydrogenase gives MTTLTAKWNFPTTVLFGPGRIKELPAVLKAAGIQNPLFVTDPGLAKLPVVASTLAILDEAGVKYGVFSEVKPNPVESNLYAGVEVFKNGKHDGVIAFGGGSALDLGKLIAFQAGQTRSVWDFEDIGDWWTRADSNTIAPIIAVPTTAGTGSEVGRAGVLTNEATHTKKVIFHPKMLPVTVIADPELSTGMPPFITAGTGMDALAHCLEAYCAPGFHPMADGIAVEGIRLVFENLPTAYADGKNIEARANMMAAAAMGATAFQKGLGAIHSLSHPIGALYDTHHGMTNAVFMPYVLLQNRSAIEQRIQRLADYLGIAGGFDGFLAAIMKLRTDLGVPNSLPEFIKGLDMDEARKDLIAEMAIVDPTAGGNPIELTKERALKLLNAAVEGKV, from the coding sequence ATGACCACTTTGACTGCCAAATGGAATTTCCCCACCACCGTACTTTTCGGTCCAGGCCGTATCAAGGAATTGCCTGCCGTCCTTAAGGCCGCGGGCATTCAGAACCCGCTCTTTGTGACCGATCCTGGCCTGGCAAAGCTTCCTGTGGTGGCATCCACGCTCGCTATTCTTGATGAAGCCGGTGTGAAATACGGGGTTTTCTCCGAAGTCAAACCGAACCCGGTCGAGAGCAACCTCTATGCGGGCGTTGAGGTTTTCAAAAACGGCAAGCATGATGGCGTTATCGCTTTCGGTGGCGGCTCAGCACTGGATCTCGGCAAGTTGATTGCCTTTCAGGCAGGGCAGACACGATCGGTCTGGGATTTCGAAGACATTGGCGACTGGTGGACCCGTGCCGACAGCAATACCATTGCGCCAATCATCGCCGTGCCTACCACTGCCGGCACCGGATCGGAAGTAGGCCGTGCTGGCGTTTTGACCAATGAAGCGACCCACACCAAGAAGGTCATTTTCCACCCGAAGATGCTCCCGGTCACGGTCATTGCCGACCCTGAGCTTTCAACCGGAATGCCGCCTTTCATCACCGCAGGCACGGGCATGGATGCGCTGGCACACTGCCTTGAAGCCTATTGCGCTCCCGGATTTCATCCGATGGCCGATGGCATCGCGGTCGAAGGCATTCGTCTGGTCTTTGAAAATCTGCCAACGGCCTATGCCGATGGCAAGAATATTGAAGCACGTGCCAATATGATGGCCGCTGCGGCCATGGGTGCAACGGCCTTCCAGAAGGGTCTCGGTGCAATCCATTCACTGTCCCATCCGATCGGCGCCCTCTACGATACCCATCACGGCATGACTAATGCAGTTTTCATGCCCTATGTCCTGCTTCAGAATCGTTCGGCTATCGAACAGCGCATTCAAAGACTTGCCGACTATCTCGGCATCGCGGGTGGCTTCGACGGATTTCTTGCGGCCATCATGAAATTGCGGACCGATTTGGGCGTTCCCAACAGCCTGCCCGAATTCATCAAGGGCCTCGACATGGACGAAGCCCGGAAAGACCTGATTGCCGAGATGGCCATCGTCGATCCGACGGCTGGCGGCAATCCGATTGAGTTGACAAAAGAACGCGCGCTGAAGTTGCTAAATGCCGCTGTCGAAGGTAAGGTCTGA
- a CDS encoding BA14K family protein has protein sequence MNIFKQTCAGALAVIFGATSVVPTMAAPMNLERPVINHDVEQVRDHRRPPRHYHGHRPNRPGHWNGHRGYRHYRHGYRRHNDGWWYPLAAFGAGAIIGGAISQPRPVYRAPRMSNAHVQWCYNRYRSYRSSDNTFQPYNGPRKQCYSPYSR, from the coding sequence GTGAATATATTCAAACAGACTTGTGCCGGGGCTCTGGCCGTGATCTTCGGTGCGACATCGGTTGTGCCGACGATGGCGGCGCCTATGAATTTGGAGCGCCCGGTCATAAACCACGATGTGGAGCAGGTGCGTGATCATCGCCGCCCGCCGCGTCACTATCATGGCCATCGACCTAACCGGCCGGGACACTGGAACGGTCATCGCGGCTATCGTCATTATCGCCACGGCTATCGGCGCCACAATGACGGCTGGTGGTATCCGCTGGCAGCATTCGGTGCAGGCGCAATCATTGGCGGTGCGATAAGCCAACCTCGCCCCGTTTATCGCGCGCCGAGGATGTCAAATGCGCATGTGCAGTGGTGCTATAACCGTTATCGGTCCTATCGCTCTTCGGACAATACCTTCCAGCCCTATAATGGGCCGCGCAAACAATGCTACTCACCCTATTCTCGTTGA
- a CDS encoding DMT family transporter produces MSHTTAANPAPTNAQRLAMTALIVGGIAIGSSPIFVRLSEVGPLATGFWRLALAVLPLLLMDGRERWDEKDAPPLTLSDCLRLALPGLFIAFDLGAWHLSLHMTSVANATLLANMAPIFVTLGAWLLFKSRVSSSFMVGLAVAVIGVVVLKGGPGELLQSRSSGDAMALLAAVFYAGYILSVGRLRSRFSTMRIMLWSSAIAAVFSLPVAYFMEGQILPATLYGWLILAGLAWVTHAAGQSMIAYALAYLPASFSSLTLLLQPVVAAFLAWTILSEPIGILQALGGIIVISGILIARRG; encoded by the coding sequence ATGTCGCATACCACTGCCGCAAACCCCGCCCCCACCAATGCGCAACGTCTGGCGATGACCGCCCTGATCGTTGGCGGCATAGCCATCGGCAGTTCGCCAATCTTCGTCCGACTTTCCGAAGTTGGCCCGCTCGCAACAGGTTTCTGGCGTCTTGCACTGGCAGTTTTACCGCTCCTGCTTATGGATGGCCGCGAGCGGTGGGACGAAAAGGATGCACCGCCACTCACTTTATCTGACTGCCTTCGCCTCGCGCTGCCCGGCCTGTTCATCGCTTTCGATCTGGGTGCATGGCACCTGTCACTGCACATGACATCCGTTGCTAATGCAACGTTGCTTGCCAATATGGCACCGATTTTCGTGACACTTGGCGCTTGGCTGCTTTTCAAATCGCGCGTCAGCAGTTCTTTCATGGTCGGGCTTGCCGTCGCAGTCATCGGCGTTGTCGTGCTGAAGGGCGGACCGGGTGAGCTTCTCCAATCCCGATCCTCCGGCGATGCGATGGCCCTTCTGGCCGCAGTCTTCTATGCCGGTTACATTCTTTCGGTCGGACGCTTGCGCAGCCGCTTTTCCACCATGCGCATCATGCTTTGGAGCAGCGCAATTGCTGCTGTCTTTTCGCTGCCCGTCGCGTATTTCATGGAAGGTCAGATCCTGCCTGCTACGCTTTATGGCTGGCTTATACTCGCAGGTCTTGCATGGGTAACCCATGCGGCAGGTCAGAGCATGATTGCCTATGCCCTTGCCTATCTTCCGGCGTCGTTTTCGTCGCTGACCTTGCTTCTGCAACCCGTCGTCGCGGCATTTCTTGCCTGGACCATCCTGTCGGAGCCTATCGGCATATTGCAGGCTCTGGGCGGCATCATCGTGATATCAGGTATTCTGATAGCTCGAAGAGGATAG
- a CDS encoding TRAP transporter small permease subunit yields MPKPIRLFVKYIDALNYYVGRFAMYLFFVLGACLLYSTFSRVVLGVPVNWVLEMSQFLLSAYYLLGGAYAMQQGAHVRMDLFFDRLSPRRKMVTDMITILFIIFYLGVMVAGGISSTNYAIVYSQKNYTAWAPLLWPIKLLMTVGILLLLLQCVSNFFKDWASLRGKPISTIAGPAIEEGHHI; encoded by the coding sequence ATGCCGAAGCCGATCAGACTGTTCGTCAAATATATTGATGCCTTGAATTACTATGTCGGACGCTTCGCGATGTATCTTTTCTTCGTGCTTGGCGCATGCCTTCTATATTCGACGTTCTCGCGCGTCGTCCTCGGCGTTCCGGTCAACTGGGTGTTGGAAATGTCCCAGTTTCTGCTCTCCGCCTACTATCTGCTCGGCGGTGCCTATGCCATGCAGCAGGGCGCGCATGTGCGAATGGACCTATTCTTCGACCGCCTTTCCCCGCGCAGGAAAATGGTCACCGACATGATTACCATCCTGTTCATTATCTTCTATCTCGGAGTGATGGTCGCGGGCGGAATTTCATCGACCAATTACGCCATCGTTTACAGCCAGAAGAACTATACCGCCTGGGCACCACTTCTCTGGCCGATCAAGCTTCTCATGACGGTCGGCATTCTTCTCCTGCTGCTGCAATGCGTCTCCAATTTCTTCAAGGACTGGGCGTCCCTGCGTGGAAAGCCTATCAGCACCATTGCGGGTCCTGCCATTGAGGAAGGACATCACATATGA